The Gossypium hirsutum isolate 1008001.06 chromosome A13, Gossypium_hirsutum_v2.1, whole genome shotgun sequence nucleotide sequence TTCAAGCTAAAGCTTACTAAGGAAAGAGTCTTAAATGACGGGAATATGTCCAATGATTGAAGTTGAAGATTAACAACTATAGAAGATTTTTTGAcggagaaaagaaataaagtataTAACATTAATAAACCCCTCTTTTAAAGAGTATtaggacaaaattaaaaaattaattattgaaacaCAATTTTGTTCTAGCAATACGTACCATTTTTATTAACATACTGTAAATGTAGTTTCTCCAAGTTTTTCAAAGTAGGTAACCCTGACAACAATATACatagataaaatttttttaaaaagaaaagcaatGTTGTACTGGGAACAGGAGAGGGAGCAAACCGATTTTACCTATTGATCCCTCCTCCATCGCGTATCCATCATATAAAGACAAAGACTTGAGATTTGAAAGGCTACCCAGCGATGACAACATGTAACTGTTGAAGACATTCCCCCACAAATTAAGCTCTGCTTCTAGACTCATCAACTTTAGTTCCCTTTTATTATCTATACAAACACCATATAAAATGTTACAAGACATTTCTTGTCCTGATCTCATTTATGTGATTTTAACCTAATTTGCAAAAAGCTAATGAAATAATAACTTGCTTAGTATTTGCTCGTAAAtagtaattaaagataaataaaatatctctttttcatatattatagatttttccaaaaaaaaaaaagaaacatgatAAATTACCTTGAGATGGAATAAAGTCATTCATTCCATCATAGCTTATAATCAGTATCtttaaattactcaaaacatttaaacctGTAGAGAAAATTACAGACAATTAAAACTTGTAATGAGAAACTAATagatgtatatattttaaagcaTACTTGCCTTGAATATAGCTCCATTCTGTCAAATTGTTACTTTCTATATTCAAAGATTTCAAATGCGGGAGGACTGCGAGAGATGAAAATTTGCTGCTGTTGAAATTATTATAACTTAAATCCAGCACCTCAAGTTTGGTCAACCTCAATTCTCTTTTCTGTAAAAGTGTAATTGATAGTTGCATCAACAGTATTTTCATTTTACTACTCAAATGTCGTATATGTTAAACATAATTATGTTCACTTACGCTTTGGAGGCTCTCGATTTTATTGTCGTTTagatacaactcctttaagttcTTCAAATTATCAAGTTCTGTTAAAGCacaataatatatatcatttagttattaaaaaaataaaatttctcaacATAAGTATGGAACTTTACGACAACCTTACCTAAGATATCGATGCTTCCTTCTAATCCACAAttcttcaaaaacaaaatttttaaagatgtAAACTCAGCAAGATGTAATAGGATGTTGTTTCCTAATAATATGTTATTGCTTAAATACAAAATCTCTAACTTGTTTAGTTTTGATAACTTCTTAATGCCTGATAGTAATCCAAtaatattgtaaaattaaatattaatatagtcACTAATTATTCACTTCAGCCTCCTTCATGTATAACATAATATTAACTTTATCATTAGTAGGATTTGAGTCTGTAAATTAATTGCTTTCAAGATTTAAAACTTATAAGAAAatcctttttaaataaaagtttgtGATTAATAAATAAAGATTGCAAATAATAAGGTGAAGATGGATGAACCTTGATTGTGAATGAAACCAACAATGTTGTTGCCTTCTAAATTAAGACTCTTCAATTCTTCGAAGGGAAGAAACAAAGAGATGTTGAGATACCATCCCTGATAGATATCCTTGTTGTAGACTTCAACAGAACTATCCTCAAGGAACAGTCGGGTGACTCGTCCAGTGGAAGTGCTGCACTCAACCCCATTCCATCGGCAACAATTTCCCTTCCCCCAAGAAATCCCTTCATCATTAATAAGAGGAAAGAAAGGTTTGAGTTGGAGGAGAGCAGCTTTCTCAATCTCCCAGCACCCTTCACTTTGATACCCTCCAAATAAGAAAGCAAGCACAAACACCCACACCAGTTTCCAGTACTCCATCTCTCTTAAATCAATGACCACTCACTCTCAGATATTGGCATGCAGCAGCACTACACCTTTGGGGTTTATATAATAGTAAATCTAAATGAGTATGTTTCCTGGTAATTCATTGAATAGGCCCACTGTTGGATTAATTATCTCTTTCCCTCTCACAAAGgtgttagaaatttttttaaatttgataaatattgatgtgagcttgGAGCTCACACTAGAATTTTCCaataaattggaaaattttttgtttaggattcaaaattttacaattcaatttttgccttgttataaaaaattatgggcTTTGTTTTTTAATGAATAAGATGATGAcgtattacaaaaaaaaattgtaaaaagttaaaatatatcataCTGTCTCTATACTATtttcacaaatttgaaattttatatctGTTTTTTATTTctatgaatttaatttttctatttttcaaatttcaaagttTACATTCAATTATTaacactaatttttttattaaattaattggtgtaatattttaaaataaaaaaatcacttgataacaataaaactaaaaaaataatgttataataaatctaaatttcacaaaataattttaataattttaataattaattctaaattctaaattctaaattctaaaaaatataacagtaaaaaaaaatacaagtacttAAGCTTTAATCATTGTAGTTTCCTGCAAACCTTCCTTTGTGGAAAAGTATAAACTAACTTTGCATACTCCAACACACATCTCAATTATAAAGTCAATGTGGGTACACAGAAACTTTGACAACaaaaagctaaattaataaaatatgccataaattttgtattatttttaaattcaaaatttaatctttgaatttagttctctattttttaaaatttaaaatctaaagtTAATTATTAATAACGTTAAATATATtaatgtgatattttaaaatattcaattaatagtaatataattaaaaaaactttaattattaaaattcttctattaaattcactCTCAAGGGGTAGGCTGTGGCTTGACTCCAACCAAATGGTAAAATTGCTgtgtaattcttttatttattttttaatttctttatgccTTAATTGATATTTTCTACTTTTTACTAAGAGCTTTTTAGATATTTTGCacattaaaaactaatttaattaagagGTGGATTTCATGGTCAATACCTTAGTTAATGACCCCTCACCAATAAAGCAAATCAAGAAACCAACCGTTCTTCACTAATTCATTACAGTGGGGTATACtttgtaaaaatatcataaaGGTCCTTATATTAGGAGTTGATTACATTTTATCTTCTCTAtgcaaaaaataagtaaattagtctctatatattaaattaaaaagtaattgattagtcattctattaaaaattttattcatttatactagtaaaaattagttattatatgttaaattaaggcatAGGTGGTACGCCATGTACTACTATTTAGTTATTCTATTAGTCatgctagtttttaacagtataaatgaatgaaatttttaacaaaaatgactaatttgctatTTGGTCAaatgtacaaggactaatttgcccatatattttttaaaaagggtaAAATGTAATCTAATACCTAATATAAGgacctttattatatttttaccgaAGTATACACCACTGTAATAAATTCCTTAAGAACGGTTTGTTTCGTGTTTGCATTATCGGTGAGGGGTCATTGACTTAAGTATTGACCATGAAATCCACctcttaattaaattagtttttaatgtGCAAAATATCTAAAAAGCTCttagtaaaaagtaaaaaatatcaattaagtccAAAAGAAATTAATAGTTATTTCTTTAATTACTGATGTGATAACATTTAGTTCATAGACATTAGTCAAATTTCTTAGTACTTTCCTGCGAATCTTTCTTTCGTGGAAAAGTAAGCAAACTCAGGCTCAATTATACAGTAGCTTTGACCACAAAacgctaaattaataaaaatatatatttaaattttattactttatttaaataattcTATTTACTTTTGTTATATTTAAACAAATTcttaaattataacataaatttaa carries:
- the LOC121203195 gene encoding receptor-like protein 14, with the translated sequence MEYWKLVWVFVLAFLFGGYQSEGCWEIEKAALLQLKPFFPLINDEGISWGKGNCCRWNGVECSTSTGRVTRLFLEDSSVEVYNKDIYQGWYLNISLFLPFEELKSLNLEGNNIVGFIHNQELDNLKNLKELYLNDNKIESLQSKRELRLTKLEVLDLSYNNFNSSKFSSLAVLPHLKSLNIESNNLTEWSYIQGKFKCFE